One genomic segment of Dehalococcoidia bacterium includes these proteins:
- a CDS encoding trypsin-like peptidase domain-containing protein, translating into MPLAMLAGCALALAAMFTYLQLDPQEGRYDDADIRRLASEQIASVTPSPPIEPQVYALVRPAVVLITKEQNALGPNPSRGLGAGVVFDLNGSILTAYHVVAGADTVTVRFHDGTTTTGTVTQKQPERDLAVVQVARLPNSVQPAVLGGGVSQGTRVMAIGAPFGLEGSASLGIVSGLNRRFTVEETGQVLDNMIQFDAAVNPGNSGGPLVNMNGQVVGIVTGIINPTGSSVFIGLGFAVPIQAASGIVAPVD; encoded by the coding sequence ATGCCGCTGGCCATGCTTGCTGGCTGCGCGCTCGCGCTGGCGGCGATGTTCACCTACCTGCAGCTCGACCCCCAGGAGGGCCGCTACGACGACGCCGACATACGCCGCCTGGCGAGCGAGCAGATCGCCTCCGTCACCCCAAGTCCCCCGATCGAGCCCCAGGTCTATGCGCTTGTCCGCCCGGCCGTGGTCCTGATTACGAAGGAGCAGAACGCGCTGGGCCCGAATCCCAGCCGCGGCCTCGGCGCGGGTGTCGTGTTCGACCTGAATGGCAGCATCCTCACGGCCTACCACGTCGTCGCCGGGGCGGACACGGTAACGGTCCGCTTCCACGACGGCACGACTACCACGGGCACGGTCACGCAGAAGCAGCCGGAGCGCGACCTGGCCGTCGTCCAGGTGGCGCGGCTGCCGAACAGCGTCCAGCCCGCGGTGCTCGGAGGCGGCGTCTCCCAGGGGACACGGGTGATGGCCATCGGCGCGCCCTTCGGGCTGGAGGGCAGCGCCTCCCTGGGCATCGTCAGCGGCCTCAACCGCCGCTTCACGGTCGAGGAGACCGGCCAGGTCCTCGATAACATGATCCAGTTCGACGCCGCGGTGAACCCCGGAAACTCAGGCGGCCCCCTGGTCAACATGAACGGCCAGGTCGTAGGCATCGTGACCGGCATCATCAACCCCACAGGGAGCAGTGTCTTCATCGGGCTCGGCTTCGCGGTGCCGATCCAGGCGGCATCCGGCATCGTCGCACCGGTCGACTGA
- a CDS encoding VWA domain-containing protein, translating into MLITWPWSIDSFGLQAPEALVFLLLLPVVVGAYVLMQLSRRKYAVRYASVSLLREAVGKGPGIRRHIPAALYLVALGAMIFALSRPKGIVENAFDTGTVILAIDVSGSMWAEDVAPNRMEATKAAVKEFVKKQPKGVEIGIVSFSDFGILSQAPTRDKRAVNKAVDRLQPQRGTNIGGGLQAALDAIYEGADTPRPGAQNRSPFAPVQPTPVRPAASGAPPAATIVLLSDGQSNTGPSPLAVAEEAVAAGIKVFTIGIGTPQGTVLRIQGRNVFTRLDEETLQAIADATGGKYLSAQDEKQLANVYDELARERQSEPQERDLTYYVTGVALLFSLVAGGFSLAWFNRLP; encoded by the coding sequence ATGCTGATCACCTGGCCGTGGTCTATCGATTCCTTTGGCCTGCAGGCCCCGGAAGCGCTGGTCTTCCTGCTGCTGCTGCCGGTCGTCGTGGGCGCCTACGTGCTGATGCAGCTATCGCGCCGCAAGTACGCCGTGCGTTACGCCAGTGTCTCGCTGCTCCGCGAGGCGGTGGGTAAGGGCCCGGGAATAAGACGCCACATCCCGGCGGCGCTCTACCTGGTGGCGCTCGGGGCGATGATCTTTGCCCTTTCGCGCCCCAAGGGCATCGTCGAGAACGCTTTCGATACCGGCACCGTGATCCTCGCGATCGACGTTTCCGGCTCGATGTGGGCGGAGGACGTTGCGCCGAACAGGATGGAAGCTACGAAGGCGGCGGTGAAAGAGTTCGTGAAGAAGCAGCCGAAGGGCGTCGAGATCGGCATCGTCTCCTTCAGCGACTTCGGCATCCTTTCCCAGGCGCCGACGCGCGACAAGCGCGCCGTCAACAAGGCGGTCGACCGCCTGCAGCCGCAGCGCGGCACGAACATCGGCGGAGGACTGCAGGCCGCCCTCGACGCCATCTATGAGGGCGCGGACACCCCACGGCCGGGTGCCCAGAACCGCTCGCCCTTCGCCCCGGTGCAACCTACGCCAGTGCGCCCGGCGGCGTCCGGCGCGCCGCCAGCGGCGACGATAGTGCTGCTGTCCGACGGCCAGAGCAACACGGGACCTTCACCGCTGGCCGTGGCCGAAGAAGCCGTGGCCGCTGGCATCAAGGTCTTCACGATCGGCATAGGCACGCCCCAGGGTACTGTGCTCCGGATCCAGGGCCGGAACGTCTTCACCAGGCTGGACGAAGAGACACTGCAGGCGATTGCCGACGCGACCGGCGGCAAGTACCTGAGCGCGCAGGACGAGAAACAGCTGGCGAACGTCTACGACGAGCTGGCGCGCGAGCGCCAGAGCGAGCCTCAGGAACGCGACCTTACGTACTACGTGACCGGGGTCGCGCTCCTGTTCTCGCTGGTGGCGGGAGGCTTCTCCCTGGCATGGTTCAACCGCCTGCCCTGA
- a CDS encoding MoxR family ATPase: MTSEATPQTQEPQSPIEQVLFEVKRVIVGQEALLERMLVALLARGHILVEGVPGLAKTLAIRTVAQVIGGTFDRIQFTPDLVPADLIGTRIYNQKTGEFTTSLGPVFTNLLLADEINRAPAKVQSALLEVMQERQVTIGRDTHEVPDPFLVLATQNPIETEGTYALPEAQVDRFMMKVLVDYPSEREELVIVERMARGLDQVRQIITADDLLRMQREADAVYVDPQIMEYAVQMVGATRRPAEYGAGDVKHYIAFGASPRASINLVLGARALAMLRGRDYVVPGDIADLAPDVLRHRVVLSYEALADNVTPDAVIRRIMDVVARPARPMMERGQGPAATGGQAPPTPAHMPAKDWRTA; this comes from the coding sequence ATGACAAGCGAGGCAACGCCGCAGACCCAGGAACCGCAGTCGCCCATCGAGCAGGTGCTGTTCGAGGTCAAGCGCGTCATCGTTGGCCAGGAGGCGCTGCTCGAGCGCATGCTGGTGGCGCTGCTCGCGCGCGGGCACATCCTCGTCGAGGGCGTCCCTGGCCTGGCGAAGACGCTGGCAATCCGGACCGTCGCGCAGGTCATCGGCGGCACCTTCGACCGCATTCAGTTCACGCCAGACCTGGTGCCGGCGGACCTGATAGGTACGCGCATCTACAACCAGAAGACGGGCGAGTTCACGACGTCGCTTGGCCCCGTCTTCACCAACCTTCTCCTGGCGGACGAGATCAACCGCGCGCCGGCCAAGGTGCAGTCGGCCCTGCTCGAGGTGATGCAGGAGCGCCAGGTCACCATCGGCCGCGACACGCACGAGGTGCCCGACCCCTTCCTGGTGCTCGCGACCCAGAACCCGATCGAGACGGAGGGCACCTACGCCCTGCCCGAGGCCCAGGTCGACCGCTTCATGATGAAGGTGCTGGTCGACTACCCGAGCGAACGCGAGGAGCTGGTGATCGTCGAGCGGATGGCCCGGGGCCTGGACCAGGTCCGGCAGATCATTACCGCCGATGACCTGCTGCGGATGCAGCGTGAAGCCGACGCAGTTTACGTCGACCCGCAGATCATGGAGTACGCCGTGCAGATGGTCGGCGCCACCCGCCGGCCGGCGGAGTATGGCGCCGGCGACGTCAAGCATTACATAGCCTTCGGCGCCAGCCCGCGCGCCTCGATCAACCTCGTCCTCGGCGCCCGCGCCCTGGCGATGCTCCGCGGCCGCGACTATGTCGTCCCCGGTGACATCGCCGATCTTGCGCCAGACGTCCTGCGCCACCGCGTCGTCCTCTCCTACGAGGCGCTCGCGGACAACGTCACGCCGGACGCCGTGATCAGGCGGATCATGGACGTCGTCGCCCGCCCTGCCCGGCCGATGATGGAGCGGGGGCAGGGCCCGGCCGCTACCGGCGGCCAGGCGCCGCCTACCCCGGCCCACATGCCCGCTAAGGACTGGCGGACGGCATGA
- a CDS encoding DUF58 domain-containing protein, translating into MLKRLDWYVVRRLDGMLQGDYRSLFFGHGLDLAEVREYQPEDDVRYMDWNVTARMGEPYVRQYMEDREITAWLLLDLSGSIDFGTALMRKRDLVHDFAAVLARLLTRHGNRVGAILFSGQIDEVVPPRGGALQALRLIHQISRPDRRSTPGATNLAEVLDQAGKTLRRRSLVFVVSDFISAPGWEQSLSRLARRHEVVAVWVRDPREEEIPDIGPVVMQDAETGEQIYVETQDRKFRDRFRALVEERRRHIERTFSRHGIDALLLSTEGDLVRDLGRFVLLRRQSRQRQGAGYLRAAGVAS; encoded by the coding sequence GTGTTGAAGCGCCTCGACTGGTACGTCGTGCGCCGGCTGGACGGCATGCTCCAGGGCGACTACCGCTCACTCTTCTTCGGCCACGGGCTCGACCTCGCCGAGGTGCGCGAATACCAGCCCGAGGACGACGTGCGCTACATGGACTGGAACGTCACTGCCCGCATGGGCGAGCCCTACGTCCGCCAGTACATGGAGGACCGCGAGATCACGGCCTGGCTGCTCCTGGACCTCTCCGGCTCCATCGACTTCGGTACGGCCCTGATGCGCAAGCGCGACCTCGTGCATGACTTCGCCGCCGTCCTGGCCCGGCTGCTTACGCGTCACGGGAACCGCGTTGGCGCCATCCTGTTCTCCGGCCAGATCGACGAGGTGGTGCCGCCTCGCGGGGGCGCGCTGCAGGCCCTGCGCCTGATCCATCAGATCTCTCGCCCCGACCGGCGTTCGACGCCCGGGGCCACGAACTTGGCGGAAGTGCTCGACCAGGCAGGCAAGACCTTGCGGCGGCGGTCGCTGGTCTTCGTCGTCTCGGACTTCATTTCCGCTCCCGGCTGGGAGCAGTCCCTGAGCCGGCTCGCGCGGCGCCATGAGGTCGTCGCCGTGTGGGTGCGTGACCCGCGCGAGGAGGAGATCCCGGACATCGGCCCGGTGGTGATGCAGGACGCGGAGACCGGGGAGCAGATTTACGTGGAGACGCAGGACCGGAAGTTTCGCGACCGCTTTCGCGCGCTTGTCGAAGAGCGCCGGCGGCACATCGAGCGCACATTCTCCCGCCACGGCATCGACGCCCTCCTCCTGAGCACGGAGGGCGACCTGGTGCGGGACCTGGGGCGATTCGTGCTGTTGCGGCGCCAGAGCCGTCAGCGCCAGGGCGCCGGTTACCTGCGGGCCGCGGGAGTCGCTTCGTGA
- a CDS encoding electron transfer flavoprotein subunit alpha/FixB family protein has protein sequence MTALDILVVAEHRAAEVEPVTHQLVALARAVSPGARVSLLALQGPGAGVAAALTRAGAHRLLVCEHEALASYNPEAYCRTVEDVARRLSPDLLVCGHTFQGMEVGPWVAARLGRPLASNCVEVCVRDGRLAAERLVYGGAWQVGLSLALPAVVTLARRGAPAKQEAHEADIERVELPDLDGLATEVVDSIAPQMGEGDITRSDVVVGVGRGIRDPANLALIEELAHVLGGVVACSRPLVDLEWMPHERQVGASGREINARVYLACGISGAAQHLAGIGGVQTVIAINKDASAPIFGMSHVGVVGDLFEVVPALIAEARKRRGSLVSTHEG, from the coding sequence ATGACAGCCCTCGACATCCTGGTCGTCGCCGAGCATCGCGCCGCGGAGGTGGAGCCGGTGACGCACCAGCTCGTCGCGCTGGCGCGGGCCGTTTCGCCCGGCGCGCGCGTCTCCCTGCTTGCCCTGCAGGGGCCTGGAGCGGGAGTCGCAGCAGCTCTGACCCGGGCGGGCGCGCACCGCCTCCTGGTCTGCGAGCACGAAGCCCTGGCGAGCTACAACCCCGAGGCGTACTGTCGCACCGTCGAGGACGTAGCGCGGCGGCTATCGCCCGACCTGCTGGTCTGCGGGCACACCTTCCAGGGCATGGAAGTCGGGCCGTGGGTCGCCGCCAGGCTCGGCCGGCCACTCGCATCGAACTGCGTCGAGGTCTGCGTGCGCGACGGGAGGCTGGCCGCGGAGAGGCTGGTCTATGGCGGCGCCTGGCAGGTCGGCCTGTCCCTGGCGCTGCCGGCGGTCGTCACCCTTGCGCGCAGAGGAGCGCCGGCGAAGCAGGAAGCGCACGAGGCGGACATCGAGCGCGTCGAGCTGCCTGACCTTGACGGGCTGGCCACGGAGGTAGTCGACTCGATAGCGCCTCAGATGGGCGAGGGGGACATCACGCGTTCCGATGTCGTCGTCGGCGTGGGTCGCGGGATCAGGGACCCGGCGAACCTGGCGCTGATCGAGGAGCTGGCGCACGTCCTGGGGGGTGTCGTCGCCTGCTCGCGCCCGCTGGTCGACCTCGAGTGGATGCCGCACGAGCGCCAGGTCGGCGCCTCCGGGCGCGAGATCAACGCGCGAGTCTACCTGGCCTGTGGCATCTCGGGTGCGGCGCAGCACCTCGCCGGCATCGGAGGCGTGCAGACGGTCATCGCGATTAACAAGGACGCTTCGGCGCCGATTTTCGGCATGAGCCACGTCGGCGTTGTCGGCGACCTGTTCGAGGTCGTGCCGGCGCTGATCGCCGAGGCCCGGAAGCGCCGCGGGAGTCTCGTGTCAACGCATGAGGGCTGA
- a CDS encoding GlsB/YeaQ/YmgE family stress response membrane protein: MTILAWIVVGLIAGLIAKALMPGDDPGGIILTVLLGIAGAIVGGFLSVALGVGTGVDDFDLGTIVLAVLGSMLLLLAYRLVAGDRGMHI, from the coding sequence ATGACCATACTTGCCTGGATTGTCGTTGGCCTCATCGCCGGCCTAATCGCGAAGGCTCTCATGCCCGGTGACGACCCGGGCGGCATCATCCTCACGGTCCTGCTCGGCATCGCCGGGGCCATCGTAGGCGGCTTCCTGTCCGTGGCGCTCGGCGTCGGCACCGGTGTCGACGACTTCGACCTGGGCACCATCGTGCTCGCCGTCCTCGGGTCTATGCTCCTGCTCCTCGCCTATCGCCTCGTGGCCGGCGACCGCGGCATGCACATTTGA
- a CDS encoding 3-isopropylmalate dehydratase, with protein sequence MSTMEFTGKVWMFGDNISTDLIQPADVTWGHVRGPERLKYCMRANRPGWAEQVSQGDIVVAGKNFGCGSSRPAARMLRDLGITCVVAESVSRLFLRNSVNIGFPALICPGITGLVEEGDQLYVNVDTGEVRNLRTGGSLTAEGFPEGSPPYEILRAGGLQPLLRKMLEEQGIKPPPERQFPADTRPTPVPQNF encoded by the coding sequence ATGAGCACGATGGAGTTCACAGGCAAGGTCTGGATGTTCGGCGACAACATCAGCACCGACCTCATCCAGCCCGCCGACGTAACCTGGGGCCACGTGCGCGGGCCCGAGCGCCTCAAGTACTGCATGCGCGCCAACCGCCCGGGTTGGGCCGAGCAGGTCAGCCAGGGCGATATCGTCGTCGCGGGCAAGAACTTCGGCTGCGGCTCGAGCAGGCCGGCGGCGCGCATGCTGCGCGACCTCGGCATCACCTGCGTGGTCGCGGAGTCGGTATCACGCCTGTTCCTGCGCAACTCGGTGAACATCGGCTTCCCGGCGCTGATCTGTCCCGGGATCACGGGCCTGGTCGAGGAGGGCGACCAACTCTACGTGAACGTCGATACCGGCGAGGTGCGCAATCTGCGCACGGGCGGGTCGCTGACCGCCGAGGGCTTCCCGGAGGGCAGCCCGCCGTACGAGATCCTGCGCGCCGGCGGCCTGCAGCCCCTGCTGCGAAAGATGCTGGAGGAGCAGGGCATCAAGCCGCCGCCTGAGCGCCAGTTCCCGGCGGACACGCGGCCGACGCCAGTGCCGCAGAACTTCTAG
- a CDS encoding 3-isopropylmalate dehydratase large subunit, translated as MGMTIAEKILARHAGRDVVKPGEYVWCDVDGTGLIGPPSGLEALGVEKVYDPEKVWMVDDHFAPAPTPARAQTTKEMRRLAEKYQLNHWFEYGRHGILHQLFPENGYCVPGDLIVSIDSHSTSYGCFNAMGVPIMEELTYVVVTGRLWMRVPETIRFNIVGKLPEWCVGKDIILKIAGDYGTDCAIYKSIEFGGPVVSQLSLGSRFSMSNMGVELGAKCAIFECDDVTLEWLKGRIWREPNPASPDPDAVYEAVYDVDVTGMAPQVACPHDPGNVKPADEVEAMRVRVDQAFLGSCTNGRTEDYAMAAKVLKGKKIAPWVRCIVTPASQAIWLECAKNGIWETLAEAGCMITASTCGPCAGAHQGLLGDGEVCIGTNNRNFQGRMGSPESLVYLASPATVAASALTGYVTDPRPYL; from the coding sequence ATGGGCATGACGATTGCAGAGAAGATCCTGGCGAGGCACGCCGGCCGTGACGTCGTGAAGCCGGGTGAGTACGTGTGGTGCGACGTCGACGGCACCGGGCTCATCGGGCCGCCCTCCGGCCTCGAGGCGCTGGGGGTGGAGAAGGTCTACGACCCGGAGAAGGTGTGGATGGTGGACGACCACTTCGCGCCGGCGCCCACGCCCGCCCGTGCCCAGACGACGAAAGAGATGCGCCGGCTGGCGGAGAAGTACCAGCTCAACCACTGGTTCGAGTACGGCCGCCATGGCATCCTCCACCAGCTGTTTCCCGAGAACGGCTACTGCGTCCCCGGCGACCTCATCGTCAGCATCGACTCGCACTCCACCAGCTACGGCTGCTTCAACGCCATGGGCGTGCCGATCATGGAGGAGCTGACGTACGTGGTGGTCACCGGCCGCCTGTGGATGCGGGTGCCGGAGACCATCCGCTTCAACATCGTCGGCAAGCTCCCGGAGTGGTGCGTCGGCAAGGACATCATCCTGAAGATCGCAGGCGATTACGGCACAGACTGCGCCATCTACAAGAGCATCGAGTTCGGCGGGCCGGTGGTTAGCCAGCTCAGTCTCGGCAGCCGCTTCTCGATGTCGAACATGGGCGTCGAGCTGGGCGCGAAGTGCGCCATTTTCGAGTGCGATGACGTGACCCTGGAGTGGCTAAAGGGCCGCATATGGCGCGAGCCTAACCCTGCCAGCCCGGACCCGGACGCCGTCTACGAGGCCGTCTACGATGTGGACGTGACGGGCATGGCGCCGCAGGTCGCCTGCCCGCACGACCCGGGCAACGTCAAGCCGGCCGACGAGGTCGAGGCGATGCGAGTCCGGGTCGACCAGGCGTTCCTCGGGTCGTGCACGAACGGCCGCACCGAGGACTACGCGATGGCCGCTAAGGTGCTCAAGGGCAAGAAGATTGCGCCCTGGGTGCGCTGCATCGTGACGCCGGCTTCGCAGGCGATCTGGCTGGAGTGCGCGAAGAACGGCATCTGGGAAACGCTGGCCGAAGCCGGCTGCATGATTACGGCGTCTACCTGCGGGCCCTGCGCCGGCGCCCACCAGGGCCTCCTCGGCGACGGCGAGGTCTGCATCGGCACGAACAACCGCAATTTCCAGGGGCGCATGGGGTCGCCGGAGTCACTGGTGTACCTTGCTTCGCCGGCGACGGTCGCGGCCTCGGCGCTCACGGGCTACGTCACGGACCCGCGGCCGTACCTGTAA
- a CDS encoding isocitrate/isopropylmalate family dehydrogenase, with the protein MTKRVCVIPGDDAAPEAVLPALGVLKAMELDIEYVELPSGEEGQARHGERWAQVCREAIDSCDTTLFGSTSGKTPALGYLRWQKGTYANLRPVKYIAGAKSPLAHPEGIDFVIVRENMEDMYVGVEGELDVLKPLGLVNRLTRRPIPEEGGRFALKVITEENTRRIAEFACRLALRRKAEGKPGRLTVACKYNMLPQSDGLFRRVASEVAKAYPEVEYEDYIVDDFARRIVASPHDLDVVLLPNLYGDILSDEASALVGGLGVAPSACYSDDFAYFEPVHGTAPDIVGKRIINPTATLLSAAMMLEHLGLREEASALERAVAAVYAEGRVLTPDQGGTATSDEFCAAVRQKLG; encoded by the coding sequence GTGACGAAGCGCGTCTGCGTCATCCCCGGCGACGACGCCGCCCCCGAGGCGGTCCTCCCCGCCCTGGGCGTCCTGAAGGCCATGGAGCTCGACATCGAGTACGTCGAGCTGCCTTCGGGAGAGGAGGGGCAGGCCAGGCATGGCGAGCGCTGGGCGCAGGTATGCCGCGAGGCGATCGACTCCTGCGACACTACCCTCTTCGGCTCGACCAGCGGCAAGACCCCGGCGCTGGGCTACCTGCGCTGGCAGAAGGGCACCTATGCGAACTTGCGTCCGGTGAAGTACATCGCCGGCGCGAAGAGCCCGCTGGCCCATCCCGAGGGCATCGACTTCGTCATCGTCCGCGAGAACATGGAGGACATGTACGTGGGCGTCGAAGGCGAGCTCGATGTGCTGAAGCCGCTGGGCCTCGTGAACCGTCTCACGCGCCGGCCGATACCGGAGGAGGGCGGCCGCTTTGCTCTCAAGGTGATCACGGAAGAGAACACGAGGCGCATCGCCGAGTTTGCCTGCCGGCTGGCGCTGCGACGCAAGGCCGAGGGTAAGCCCGGCCGCCTCACGGTGGCCTGCAAGTACAACATGCTGCCGCAGAGCGACGGCCTGTTCCGCCGCGTCGCCAGCGAGGTCGCGAAGGCGTATCCGGAGGTCGAATACGAAGACTACATAGTCGATGACTTCGCCCGGCGCATCGTTGCCTCGCCGCATGACCTGGACGTGGTGCTTCTGCCCAACCTCTACGGGGACATCCTCTCGGACGAGGCCTCGGCCCTCGTTGGCGGCCTCGGCGTTGCGCCCAGCGCCTGCTACAGCGACGACTTCGCCTACTTCGAGCCGGTGCACGGCACCGCACCCGACATCGTAGGTAAGCGCATCATCAACCCCACGGCGACGCTGCTCTCCGCGGCGATGATGCTAGAGCACCTTGGTCTACGGGAGGAGGCGTCCGCGCTCGAGCGCGCCGTCGCCGCCGTGTACGCGGAGGGCCGGGTGCTGACGCCCGATCAGGGCGGCACGGCCACGAGCGACGAGTTCTGCGCCGCCGTGCGCCAGAAACTCGGCTAA